DNA sequence from the Oceanotoga teriensis genome:
AAATATAAATATAGTAACACCTTATTTTATTCCAAATGATGAAGTTCTTTCAGCTTTAAAAGTTGCTGTTTTAAGCGGTATAGATGTTAAAATTCTTTTTCCATCCAATATAGATCATTATCTCGTAAGATTTGCATCTATGACTTATTTGCAAGAAATAAGTGAAACAGGGGCAAAGATATATTTTTTAAATGATAAGTATTTCATACACTCTAAAACTATAAGTATAGATGGTGAAATATGTTCTATAGGAACTGCAAATATGGATATTAGAAGTTATGAACTGAATTATGAAATAAATGCAATGATATATGATGATAAAATGACAAGAATTCTTGATGAGGAATTTGAAAATAACCTCCTAAATAGTAGAGCAATAAATTATAATTATTTTGAAAATAAAAATATATTCATAATATTTTTAGAATCTTTTGGAAGACTTTTTTCAAATATATTATAAATCAATTGAAAAAGATTCTTTTTGAAGGTATAATTATACTGGTTTGGTTTTTCCTTTTTTGGGTCTATATAATTTAAATATTTAGATTATAATTTATTATTAACACTAATATGATAAAATAAACCTTGTTTTTGTGAATATTTTTGTTCATATTACAAGTTTAAAGGAGGATTTTTCAATGAACATAAATGATTATGTGAGAGATATTCCAGATTTCCCTAAGAAAGGTATTATTTTTAAAGATATAACTCCAGCTTTAAAAAGTCCAGAGGCTTTCAAATATATTATTGATAAATTCGAAAGTACAGTAAAAGATATAGATTTTGATGTAATAATAGGACCTGAATCAAGAGGTTTCATATTTGGAGCACCTCTTGCATATAAAATGGGTAAAGAATTTGTTCCAGTTAGAAAACCTGGAAAATTGCCTTCAGAAAAGGTTAGCATTTCTTATGAGCTCGAATATGGTTCAGCAACTCTTGAAATGCACAAAGATGCTATATCTAAAGGTCAAAAAGTTATTATTGTAGATGATATTTTAGCAACTGGAGGAACTACTGAAGCCATAATAGAATTAGTCAAGAGATGTGGTGGAGAAGTAGTAGCTACTTTATTTTTTGCAGAACTTGCTTTTTTAAATCCGAGGGAAAAACTTCAAAATGTTTTAGTTGAAAGTTTAATCCAATTTTAGGGAGGGTCTTTTATGAAAGGTATAAAATTTGATTTTACAAATCTCTTTCAACCTAATGTAGAAACTGGTGTAACAGAAGATCAAATTAATGATCACAAAGATAAAATTAAAAGTATCATTGAAGAAATTATAGAAGAAAAACCTGGTTTCATGAGTGTTCCTTTTAATAGAAAATGGATAGATAATGTACTCGA
Encoded proteins:
- a CDS encoding adenine phosphoribosyltransferase, which translates into the protein MNINDYVRDIPDFPKKGIIFKDITPALKSPEAFKYIIDKFESTVKDIDFDVIIGPESRGFIFGAPLAYKMGKEFVPVRKPGKLPSEKVSISYELEYGSATLEMHKDAISKGQKVIIVDDILATGGTTEAIIELVKRCGGEVVATLFFAELAFLNPREKLQNVLVESLIQF